In Bombus huntii isolate Logan2020A chromosome 11, iyBomHunt1.1, whole genome shotgun sequence, the sequence TGATGCTTATGTCCAAGATGACGTAACATATCAACAGCAGCATTTAACATTGCAATAGGATTGGCAATATTTTTCCCAGCAATGCCTGTACCAGTATTACGAGTACCTGGTTCAAACACTGTATAATGGTCACCATAATTTTTACCTGATAATAATCCAGCACCACCTAATAAACCACATACTACATTTGATACAATTGCCCCATATAAATTGGTTGTTAACACTATATCAAACTGATGTGGATTGGAGACCAATTGCATACAAGTATTATCAATAATCATATCATTATGAGTAATATCTGGATAATCTTTTGCAACTCTTTTTGATGTTTCTAAAAACAACCCATCAGAAAGCTTCATTATATTTGCCTTATGAACTGTGGTAactttttttcttccatttcgcTTAGCGTATTCAAATGCATATCTTGCAACACGTTCAGAATTAGTAGTTGTAATAACCTTCATACTTTCCACAACACCCTGTACACTTTCATGCTCTAACATAGCATATTCCCCCTCTGTATTTTGTCTCACAATaacaatatcaatatttttatgcCGTGAATTTACCCCAGGATATGATACACAATGTAAGACATTTACATAAAGATCTAACTCATTTCGAAGAGCAACATTTCGGGAAAGTACACCAGCTTCTGTACTACGAGTTTCAATGTTCCCTTTTAGTGCTACACCATTTCTACGAATTGATGTAATAGCATAATGTAAATCAATATTGTCATCTGCATTTGGATCAATATCTACATCTTCAAAATCTACTGGTACACCTGCATAACTGAAAacctataaaaaatatataaaatgattatATAAGACTTTCTGCTTTAAcatattgtttaaaaatttaacaggacatttaatgtaataatttaaagaatataGAAGTAATGACATATACCTAAAAGATCATTTTTTACTAAAggtatatacaaattttgtcGTACCTCTTTTACATAGGTCATCAACTCTGGACCAATTCCAGCACCAGGCAAAACAGTAACTGTGTGTCGTCCTCCATAGTGAGCTTTTGGTATAGGCATTACCTTTTTAATAGATGGAGTTTTATGTTGTATTTCAAATGCAGAGAGTGAAGCACATCTATGAATTTGAGATACAACAGTTTTTGGACGTAAATACTTAATAACTGATCGGGCAGCCATTTTGAGTATTATTCTgcgaattaattataaaatataattaaattttaatattaattatttaatatcaatAAACTACATGGTTTGATCACATACTATTACTTtacaaattctattttaacaATACCTTGAAAGTCCTTGCCAACAATGCCAACAATGCCAACTCCAAATTCCAAACTTCCAACGCCGTTTAATCCATAACTTTTATAAAGAGTGGAAGatcaatattaaaattttaaataatagtGCCATCTACAAAAATAATCTTTAATACCATGCACAGTACAAActttatataacgttaaatattttttaatactattCTGTATATAATGCGTcatgttataacattatatattataatttttataaaagatttaaaatattaattatttggctaaattatttgttagaaaaattaattttagaaatgaTTGCAGTACATCAGCAAActtcaatattttcaatattaaacaaaatatttattgtattgCAAATcaaaaagtttcatattttgttttactaacaacttttatataaaaattaccaaACAAGTGATATTCTTTAAGAAAAGTTTAATgtataatgaatttaacgtTTAACACTTCAACAAAAACCATTATTTATagtaaaaatgtattatattttaatgccatttttgtaataattatgaTGTTTTGCGTTTTAAATTAATAGATACTTATAAAGAAATGTCAAtgacataaaatatttttttacctcaatgaacaataaatttgtaaaatcatTTGCGAATGATATGTTGGTCACACTGTCATTTTTCGCGGCAACGCGGTAATAAGACGCTAAAGCGCCAGAAAGCCCGCCGCATCATTCGTAGTTGCATCTTTGCTCAATTTGTATCTATTCTCTAAGTAAGtatcataattaaaaatagtgGCCAGACAGTTATAGATGtaatcataattaatattaatattagtttatattattcattagcGATTAGCTTTTACCGTAAGTTCACAAGAAAAATCTTTGATTGCTTCCCGGCTGTCGTACCGCCATTTTGCATCATGGTCGTTTTTCTTAGCATCTTTGAACctttttcttacaaaattgttgaatatattgttattttatactgaaataatttttccaaagttattttttgtatgaatttattatttatatacaacgAATTATTTTGGCTATGACTGTATATTCAATGTCAATACTTTTTTTTAGTTATATGgtgtataatttttatttcaatatcctttgttatatataaaatatatttgcagtATTAAAACAGAATGAGCAAAGGGAAGGAATCATCCCCTGGAGAAAGCGCAGGAGGAGAGGAATTCAGCGTTGAAAAAGTTTTAGATAGGAGAGTGGTTAAAGGAAAAGTATGTGattttgaatatatattatacatatatatttcttgTATATTCGTTAAGATTACTGTTTGTTAACTACATATTGTTAGgttgaatattttctaaaatggAAAGGATATTCCAATGAAGAAAATACATGGGAACCAGAAGAAAATCTTGATTGTCCAGATCTAATTGCACAATTTGAAGAACAAcgcaaaaagaaagaagcagCTGCCACTGGTAAACGGCATGAAGataaagaacaaaagaaacgaaaaagttCATCAGGTGGTCCTGTACTTACTCATACTAAGAAAAAAATGACTGAAGATAAGAAACCTGAaggtaaaatttatttttagctccttaaacaatatatttaaataatatacatataacatgtttTTAATTACTTCGCTTTAATTGCACATAGGTTTTGACAGAAATTTGGAACCTGAACGAATTATTGGTGCAACAGATTCAAGTGGAGAATTGATGTTTTTAATGAAATGGAAAGGAACAGATGATGCAGATTTAGTTCCTGCTCGAATTGCCAAtgagaaatgtccgcaaattgtGATAAAGTTTTATGAAGAACGATTGACATGGCATAGCCCTGCTCATGACGAAGAAAGTTCAGTAAAAGCTGATGCAGAGTAGCGTTCAGCCTtccgatatacatatacagcaCGCTTTAGAATATGTCGTATATAAAAAATAGCGtgtacaaaatgaaaaatatgaagatTTATTGATCATTGCACAGTCATActataaattttaatgttttttttaCGATTATTGATAACTTAAAAATTAAGAGATAGGCCATCCTTATTATGTTATTGTTAGTCAAAATATAATTACTCTTAAACTTAAAAACAGGAAATA encodes:
- the LOC126870879 gene encoding isocitrate dehydrogenase [NAD] subunit gamma, mitochondrial, which gives rise to MAARSVIKYLRPKTVVSQIHRCASLSAFEIQHKTPSIKKVMPIPKAHYGGRHTVTVLPGAGIGPELMTYVKEVFSYAGVPVDFEDVDIDPNADDNIDLHYAITSIRRNGVALKGNIETRSTEAGVLSRNVALRNELDLYVNVLHCVSYPGVNSRHKNIDIVIVRQNTEGEYAMLEHESVQGVVESMKVITTTNSERVARYAFEYAKRNGRKKVTTVHKANIMKLSDGLFLETSKRVAKDYPDITHNDMIIDNTCMQLVSNPHQFDIVLTTNLYGAIVSNVVCGLLGGAGLLSGKNYGDHYTVFEPGTRNTGTGIAGKNIANPIAMLNAAVDMLRHLGHKHHATLIQNAINRTINQGIHTRDLGGQATSREVVDAIMKYIKTASD
- the LOC126870887 gene encoding chromobox protein homolog 1-like, which encodes MSKGKESSPGESAGGEEFSVEKVLDRRVVKGKVEYFLKWKGYSNEENTWEPEENLDCPDLIAQFEEQRKKKEAAATGKRHEDKEQKKRKSSSGGPVLTHTKKKMTEDKKPEGFDRNLEPERIIGATDSSGELMFLMKWKGTDDADLVPARIANEKCPQIVIKFYEERLTWHSPAHDEESSVKADAE